Proteins found in one Pelobates fuscus isolate aPelFus1 chromosome 10, aPelFus1.pri, whole genome shotgun sequence genomic segment:
- the LOC134574802 gene encoding pulmonary surfactant-associated protein D-like: MNHFWILGFIALTVPFVAASNQICQDTEKNTCTVITCGSAGKDGLPGKDGNTGPRGEKGEQGPIGLQGPLGPPGIPGARGLTGEQGSPGPKGDRGDSGASALEALTLKVTSMEQQLRSVQSKLEAQKKALVFSKGANSGDKIYITNGQEATYYDGKAICSSAGGQLASPTNAEENRAVLAVALQNKKSPYLGINDLQTEGSFRYPNGVIISYSNWKPGEPNNDEGIEDCVEMYDTGYWNDKNCAEKRLLICEFF; this comes from the exons ATGAACCATTTTTGGATTCTCGGTTTCATTGCACTTACTGTGCCATTTGTAGCAGCCAGTAACCAGATATGCcaagatacagaaaaaaataccTGTACTGTCATTACATGTGGATCAGCAGGAAAAGACGGGCTGCCAGGGAAAGATGGAAACACGGGACCAAGGGGTGAAAAAGGCGAGCAAG GACCAATTGGATTACAAGGCCCCCTCGGACCGCCAGGAATTCCTGGAGCACGAGGACTAACAGGAGAACAGGGATCACCAGGTCCAAAAGGAGACAGAGGTGACAGCGGGGCTTCAG CTCTTGAAGCACTGACACTTAAAGTAACCTCGATGGAACAACAGCTTCGATCTGTTCAGTCCAAGTTAGAGGCTCAGAAGAAAG CCCTGGTCTTCTCTAAAGGAGCAAACAGTGGTGACAAAATCTATATTACAAATGGCCAGGAAGCAACGTACTATGATGGAAAAGCAATTTGCTCTTCAGCTGGAGGACAGCTTGCTTCACCAACGAATGCAGAAGAGAACCGAGCTGTACTAGCCGTGGCTTTACAAAATAAGAAGAGTCCATATCTTGGTATTAATGACCTTCAGACTGAGGGAAGTTTTAGATACCCAAATGGAGTGATAATCAGCTACTCAAACTGGAAACCTGGGGAACCCAATAATGATGAAGGGATTGAAGATTGTGTGGAAATGTACGACACAGGATACTGGAATGATAAGAATTGTGCAGAAAAACGACTTCTCAtttgtgaatttttttaa